In the Solidesulfovibrio fructosivorans JJ] genome, ACCAACCTATCTCCAGTCCCAGCCCTCAGCACTTCTCGCGCAGGTCGCAGACGACCGTTTCCTGTGCCATGCCGCTTTCCCCTTACAGTTTATCGAAATAGATCAGCGCGCCCATGACCACGAAGGCCACGGCGGCGACTTTCTTGATGATCTCCGGCGAGACGAAGTTGCAGATGAATTCCGCGAAGATGACCCCGAGGAAGCTGGTGGCCACCAGGGCCAGCGAAGAGCCGGCGAAGACGATCCAGGGCCTGCGGGAATCGGCCGCGGTCAGCACGCAGGCCAGCTGCGTCTTGTCCCCGAGTTCGGCCACGAAAATGGTGGCAAAGGTCGTGAAAAGCAGTTTCCAGTCCATGCATCCCTCGTCATTGACTGCCGTATTCCAAGTTCATCCTTGAGAGTTTTTCGGGAGGGTGGGGGCCCGGGGGAGGGAACCCCTTTTTGCAAAAAGGGGTTCCCTCCCCCGGTTCTTTCGCCTCTTACTCCTCTCCCGGCAGGCCCATGCCCGGGTGCATGACCCGGCCGGACCAGTCCGTGCCGTAGCCGCCGAGCGCCCGCACCTGTTCCTTGAAGGCCTCGCCGGCGATGACGGAGATGACGGCTTCGATCTTGGGGTCGTCGCGCAGGGCCTCGGGAATGACAAGGTCGTAGCGTTCCCGGGCCAGGGGCACGAAATCGAGCCCCAGCGCCTTGGCCGCCGCGTACACGCCCAGGCCGCAGTCCGCCGCGCCGGTCTTCACGTTGACGGCCACGGCCATGTGGGTGTGTTCCTCGCGCTCGTAGCCGAGGATGCGGTCGGGAGCCAGTCCGGCCAGGGCCAGGTGGTGGTCGAAGAGAATGCGCGTGCCGGCCCCGCGCTGGCGGTTGATGTAGCGCACGCCGTCGCGGGCCAGATCGGCCACGCCGACGATGCCCTTGGGGTTGCCCGGGGCGACGATGAGCCCCTGCTCCCGGATGGCCAGGTTGACCACGAGCACGTCCAGGCCGGGCAGGTACTTGGCCAGAAACGGGAAGTTGAAGTCCCGGGTGTCCGGATCGAACAGGTGGGAGCCGGCCAGCATGGCCGAGCCGTTTTTGAGCGCGATAAGCCCGCCCATGCTGCCCACGTGGCTGGAGACCAGCCGCATGGACGGATCGCGGCGCATGAGCATGTCGGCCAGGATGTCAAGGGTGTTGTCGTGGCTGCCCACGCAGACCAGGGTGCGGGCCAGTTCGCCGGCGTCCACCAGCAGCTCGGCCGCGACCACGGTCCCGGATTCCAGCCCTTCGGCCTCGGGCGGCAGCTGGGTCACGGCCTGGGCCTTGGTCATGGAGGAAATGCTCCCCGCGCCGCGCGAAAGGGGCAGGGCAACGTAGCTCGATCCCACCTGCCCCACGGACAGGCGCAGGAAATCGGTCATGCCGATGCGCGAAGGCACGCTGCGGGCCAGCGTCGCGGCGATGGTCTGCCGGGTCCTGGGCTCGGACCGGGTCAGCCAGCAGGCCAGGGGATAGAGCAGGCGCTCGAAGCAGACCACGGAACTGACCGGATAGCCCGGCGCGCCGACGATGAGCTTGCCCCGGGCCACGCCCAGAAGCGACGGCTTGCCCGGCATGGCGGCCACGCCGTGGACCAGCACCTCGCCGAATTTGGCGATGGTCGACTTGGTGAAATCCTTGCTGCCGGCCGAGGAGCCGGCCACCATGACCACGATGTGGGCGTCGGAATCGAGCCCCTCCTCCAGGGCCCTGGCCAGGGCCTCGGGATCGTCCGGCACCGGGGGCACGCGCAGGCAGTTCATGCCCCATTCGTCGGCCAGGGCGGCAAGCAGCATGGAGTTGCTCTCCACCACCTGCCCGGGGCCGGGCGTGGGCCGGGCCGTGAAGTCCATGACCTCGTCGCCGGTGGGGATCACGCGCATGCGCACGCGCTCGTAGACCGAAATCTCGAACGCCCCGCAGGACAGGAGCGCGCCCACGTCGTAGGGCGAGATGCGCCGGTGCCGGGGCAGCACCATCTCCGTGGCCACGATGTCCTCGCCGATGCGGCGCACATGGGCGAACGGCGCGACCGGGGCCTCGATGGTGGCGGCCTCGCCGTCCATGACCACGTTTTCGATCATGACCACGGCGTCGAAGGCGCTCGGCAGCGGATGGCCGGTATTGACGAAGACGAAGCCCTTTTCCGGCGTCAGGCGCACGGGCGAGCCTTCCCGGGCCATGAAGGTGTCGGCGGCGCGCACGGCGATGCCGTCCATGGCGGCACTGTGGAAGGTCGGCGAGGAATAGCGGGCGATGACCGGCTCGGCCGTGATGCGCCCGGCCGCCCGGTCGGCGCCGATGCGCTCGACGCCGAGGAGCGCCTTGCGGTCGAGAACGGCCTTGACCCGGGCCAGGGCCTCCTCGATGGGAATGGTACGGAGGTAAATATTGCGTTTCATGGAGTTCTCCTTGGCTTACTCCCCGTACAACCGGCACAAATCGCCGTAGGCGTCGATGCGGCGGTCGCGCAGAAAAGGCCAGTGGCGGCGCTGGGTTTCGACGACCTGGGGGTCGATGACGGCGGTGATGATTTCTTCCTCGGCCACGCCGGCCTGGGCCACGATCCGGCCGGACGGGTCGGCCACGAAGGACGAGCCCCAAAATTCCAGGGTCTCGCCGTAGCCCGCCCCGCCGCCTTCGATGCCGACGCGGTTTACGGCCGCGACGTAGATGCCGTTGGCGATGGCGTGGCCGCGCTGCACGGTGATCCAGGCGTCGCGCTGGCCTTCGCCGTATTCGGCCTTCTCCGAAGGGTGCCAGCCGATGGCCGTGGGGTAGCAAAGGACCAGCGCGCCCCTAAGCGCCGTGGCCCGGGCGGCCTCGGGAAACCACTGGTCCCAGCAGATGAGCGTGCCCACCCGGCCGAACGGGGTGTCGAAGGCCTTGAAGCCCAGGTCGCCGGGCGCGAAGTAGAATTTTTCCTCGAAACCCGGGTCGTGGGGGATGTGCATCTTGCGGTAGACGCCGATATGCTCGCCCTCCGGACCGAGCACGGCCAGGGAGTTCTGGTGGCAGCCCGGTCCCCGGCGTTCGAACAGCGGCGCCACGACCACCACGCCGGCCTTTTTGGCGGCGTCGGCCATGGCCCGGGTGGTGGGGCCGGGGATGGGCTCGGCCAGGTCGAAGGCGGCGTGGTCCTGGTTGCGGCAGAAATAGGGCGTGGCGAAGAGTTCCGGCAGGCAGACCACATTGGCGCCGGCCCTGCCCGCCTCGGCCACGCGGGCGGCGGCCTTTTCGAGGGAATCGGCCACGGTTTTTTCCGGGGCCATCTGGATGAGCCCTAAGCGAAACGGGGCGGCCATGGCATCACCTTCCTGGCGGTTTGATCGCGCTGTGCACGGACATTTAGCACAATACGGAGGAACGCGGCAAAGGACAATGGCGGATCAGGGCTTGCCGAGCAGGGAAAGCCCGTCCCGGGCGAAGACGAAGGCGAAGTAGAAAAGCGACAGCCCAAGGACGGCCATAAGCAGCCGGTAGGCGCGGCTCCCCAGAAACCGGCGGAAGCGTCCGGCCAGCACGGCGGCCATGATCTTGGCCCCGACGATGGCCGCGTAGAAAACGCCTAAGAACGTAACCACGGCGGCCGTGCCCGAGCCCGCCGCGTCGATGAGCATGGGCACTCCCACCGTGGTCCAGAAAAGATAGGGGTGGGGATTGGTGAAATTGGCGGCCACCCCGCGCCAAAGCGACCTCGGGGCCGCTCCCGGCTTCCCGGCGTCCGGGGGCGGGGCGTGCAGGCATTCGATGCCGTAGCGCACCAGCAGGCAGGCTCCGGCCACGGACAGCAGGCCGAGCACCGTGGGCGCGCCGTGGGCGGCGGAAATCGCCAGCCAGGCGGCGATGATGATCGGGGCGTCGGTTATAAGCGGGGCCAGCCCCACCTTGATGCCTTCGGCCGGGCCGTGGGCCAGGGTCTGGGACAGGACCAGGGAGAGCAGCGGTCCGGGCGAAAGGCCGGCCGAGAGTCCCAATGCGGCGGCGGCCAGGGCGATGGAAGCGGGAGTCTGGGGCATGCTTGCGTTTCCGGGCGCGCCCCGGCAAACTACCGACGGCGCGACGGCACCGTGCCGGAAAAACCCCCTTCTTTCAAGGAGGAGCCATGACGACGCAGGGCGCGGCGTTCCCCAAACACATCCTGGCCGCGGACATCGGCGGAACGCATAGCCGGTTTGGGCATTTCACGCTTTCGGCCTCCGGCGAACTCGCGCTCGGGGCGTCGGTCTGGGCCTCGACCAACGCCGCCTCCTCCTTTCTCGAACTGCTCGAAAGCCTGCCCCAGGCGGGATTCGACCTCGCGCCCCGGGCCGCCGACGCGGCCGTGTTCGCTATTCCAGGCGCGGTGGTCGGGCGGCGCATCAGCTTCGCCAACATCGACTGGGACCTCGATCTGGACAGCCTGGAAAGCGCGTACGGGCTTTCCAGCGCCGTGTGCATCAACGATTTTCTGGCCCAGGCCCACGGCTGCGCCCTTCTGGTCGACGAGGCCGAGGCGGTGCTGCCCGGGACGATGGACGCTTCCCGGGTGCAGGCCGTCATCGGGGCCGGCACGGGATTCGGCCACGCCGTGCTCGTGCCCATGGATGACGGAAGCCGGCTGGCCCTGGCCTCGGAAGCCGGCCACGCCTCGGTGCCCTTTTTCGGCGAGGCGGAACAGGCCTTTGCCGCCTTTGTGTGCCGGCGGACCGGGGAGAACTACGTGCGCGGCGATTCCGTGCTGTCCGGCTCGGGCCTGACCGCCCTGCACGAGTTCCTCACCGGGGAGCGCCTGACCCCGGCCGAGGTGGGCGCGAGCCTGACCCCGGAAAGCCGCACCACCGAGCTTTTCGCCCGCTTCTACGGCCGGGCCGTCCGCGATTACGCCCTGACGGTGGTGGCCGCCGGAGGGATCTACATTTCCGGCGGCGTGGCCGCCAAAAACCCCCTGCTCGTCAGCCATCCGGCCTTTGCCCGGGAGTTCTACGACTCCCCTCCCTTTGGCGGCCTTTTGCGCCGCATCGGGGTGCGCCTGGTGCGCAACGCCAACACCGGCCTTTTCGGCGCGGCGAGCGTGGGCAAAAGCCTGCTCTGGAAGACGGGTTAAAAGGATCCAAGCCCCATGCGCGAGGGATTTTTCCGGGCCGTGTCCACGGCCGAATTTACAAAGCTGCTGCGGACCTTTCCCCCCCTGCCCGCCGAAAACGTGCCCCTCGACGCGGCCCGGGGACGGTTCCTGGCCGGGGACGTCCTTGCCGGCGAGGATCTCCCCGCCGCCGGACGCGCCGCCATGGACGGCTACGCCGTGCGCGCGGCCGAGGTGTTCGGGGCCACGGAGAACAGCCCCGCCTACCTCGACCTGGCCATGGACATCCCCATCGGCATCATCCCCGACCAGCCGCTGCCGCCCGGCCGCTGCGCCCGCATCGTCACCGGCGCGTTTCTGCCCCAGGGAGCCGACGCCGTGGTCATGGTGGAATACACCGAGGACCTCGGGGCCGGGGCCATCGAAATCCGCCGGCCCGTGCCGCCCGGGGAAAACATGCTCTTCGCCGGCGAGGACGCGGCCCTGGGGCAGCGCATCCTGGCCGCCGGCACGCGGCTGCGGCCCCAGGAAATCGGCATGCTGGCCGCCCTGGGCCAGACCGTGGTGGCCGTGGGCCGGCGTCCCTCCGTGGCCGTGCTCTCCACCGGCGACGAACTGGTGCCGGCTTCGGCCACGCCCCGGCCGGGCCAGATCCGCGACGTCAACACCCATACCCTTTCGGCTATGGTCGAGGCCGCCGGAGCCGAACCCCACGCCTTTCCCCTGGTGCCCGACGACCTGCCCGGCATCACCGCCGCCCTGGCCGACGCCACCGCCTCCCACGACCTGACCCTGCTCTCCGGTGGCAGCTCCGTCGGCGCGCGCGATTTCACCCTCGACGCCCTGCGCGGCCTCGGCGCGGACATCCTGGCCCACGGCGTGGCCATAAGCCCGGGCAAGCCGACCATCCTGGCCAGCCGCGCCGGCCGCCCCGTCATCGGACTGCCCGGCCAGGTCACCTCGGCCCAGGTCGTCATGGCCGTCTTCGGCGCGCCGCTTCTGGCCCACCTGGCCGGCGACGTCGCCGCCTTCGACCGGCCGGTGCGAACCTTTCCGGCCATCCTCTCGCGCAACATCGCCTCCAAACAAGGCCGCGAAGACCACGTCCGGGTGCGCCTGGAACCGCGCCCCGGCGAACTGCCCCTGGCCCACCCCGTGCTCGGCAAATCCGGGCTGCTCAAGACCCTGCTTCTCGCCGACGGCCTCATCGTCATCCCCGCCGACCTGGAAGGCTACGCCGGCGGGCTCGAGGTCGCGGTCCGGCCGATCTAGGCGGCGGCCGGGAGGCGGGGCTCCGCCCCGCACCCCGCCAGGGCGCTGCCCTGGACCCGCCGGGGGGCTTGATGCCCCCCGGACCCCCCTTCACGCTTTGCCGGGTGGGGCTTTTGCGGGGTGGCGGGAGTTCGAATACTTGTCGCCGCAATCGGCCCGGCGGCGAAGCGCCGCATGAAAAAGCAAAGTGGTGGGAAGGTGCTTAACTTTTAAGAGTTTTTTTGGAGGGTGGGGGTCCGGGGGAGGGGACCTTTTTTTGCAAAAAAAGGTCCCCTCCCCCGGTTCCTCTCCCCTCTTCCTACTTACACAGCCACAAGGACGCGCCTTCGATGCCGCGCAGGATCTTGAGGCTGGTCGTGGCGAAGATGTGTTTGAGGGTCGAGGGCTTATGGCTGGTGCGGCCGATGGCCACGGCGGCGTATTTATTGGAATCGGCTTCGTGCAGGATGGTGCGCGCCGGGTTGGACGAGGTCAGGACTTTGATGCTGATCCGGTCGTCGGCGATGTCGTTGGCTTTGACCTCGGCCAGGGCCCGGCCGAAGATTTCCTCCGCGTTGACGCAGCGGTCGTCGGAGCACACGTGCAGCAGCGTGATGTCGTGGCCGGGTTCGTTTTTGAGCATGAAGCCGGCATGGTCGGCCACGCGCATGGATTCCTCGGAGCCGTCCACGCACAGCAGCACGTTTCGGCGGTCCTTTTGCGGATTGCGGCAGATCCAGATGGGGAACGTGAGTTCTTCCCAGAGGATGCGGTGCGACACGCTGTCGCTGACCATTTCCTCGAACCATGACAGCCCCCGCCGGCCGAGCACGGCCGCGTCGTAGAGCCCTTCCTCGGATTCCTTGACGATCTCTTTGACCGTGCCGAGTTTTCCGTGGGAAAATTTGACGAACACCTGGTCCTTCGAGAACCCCATGGAGTGGAGCCATTCCTTGGCCTTTTCCATGGCCGGCACGCCGTGGACCTGCTTGTCTTCCTCGATATGGATGATGGCCTCGGGATTGGCCTCGAGGTTGATGGGGTCGAGCCGCCAGTCCGGGCGGCGCGGGACGACGTAGAACAGCGTCAGCTTGAGCTCTTCGCGGTTGGTGAAAAAATTGTGTACGAAGCGCAGGCTTTGCGAGGTATGAAATTCGTCGCTGACGGCCACAAGCAGGTGTTTGTCCATGGGGCGCGTCCTTGGCGCGTGCCGTTGGGAACGGTGGCAGCGCGGGTTCGAGGGTGTTGTTTTTTAAGACGATAAAACATGTTGCGCGAATTTGGAAAGGGCTTATTCTTTAATTCGAAGTTGAATTTCATTTTCAAAGAGAGGCCTTCATGGACAAACTTATTGTCTTTTTGATCATCGCCGTGGCGGCCGGATATGTGATCCGGCGATTTTTCTTTAAGAAGAGCGGCGGTTGCGGCTGCGGCTGTTCGGGCTGCGATGGCGGGGCGCCAATCAAGGGCGAAGGCTCGTGCTGTCAGGACGGACAAAAGCTGCAATAGCCCGGGCGGCGTACGCCCTGCCTGTGCTGCTGCTGGTCCTTCTGGCGGCCGGCCCGGGGAGGGCCTGCACTCTCTTTGGCCTTGCCGGGTCCGACGTGGCCGGCGGCGGCACGCTGCTGGTCAAAAACCGCGACTGGCGGCCGGTGCAGGCCCAGCGGCTCGTGCTGGTCACGCCCGGGGAGGGGCATCGCTATCTGGGGCTTTTTGCCGAAGGCGGCGGCGCTTCCGGGCTCAAGGCCGGGGTCAACGAGGCCGGACTCACCGTGGTTTCGGCCACGGCGGGCAGCGTTCCCCGCGAGGCCCGGCGGGGCAAGAGCCCCATGAGCGGCTTGTTGCGCCGGTTGTTGACGGACTGCGGCAGCGTCGCCGCGGCTGTGGCCCGGGCCGATCTTTTCGGCCGGGGCAAGCCGTGCATGCTTCTTTTGTCCGACCGGCACGGGCTGGCCCGGGTGGAAGTGGCCCCTGGCGGCCGCTACGCCGTTTCCCGCACCGCCGACGGCGTGCTGTGGCAGACCAACCATTATCTGGAGCCGGCCCTTGCCGACGCCAATGTCCGCATCGGCGCGTCGAGCCGGACCCGGGCGGCGCGCATCGCCGGGCTTCTGGGCGATCTGCCTCGGCCCGCGAATCTCGCCGCCCTCCTCGCCCTGTCCCGGGACACGGCCGACGGGCCGGAGGACGGGATCTGGCGCACGGGCGGCAGGCCAAAGGCCGTGCGCACCGTGGCCACCTTTGCCGTGGCCATGCCGCCGTCCGGTCCGGGCAGGCTGTATCTGCGCCTGGCCGATCCCGGCACGCCCGAATGGACGCGGACCATCACCCTGGACGCGGCGGCTTTTTCGGAAAACACCCCCGCGCCCTAACGCCAGACAATGGACAGGGGCTTTCGCGGCGGCAGTCGTTTGAGGGCGAAGCGCGGAAAGCCGACCATGAGTCCCCCGTACATCTCGTGGCCCTGCGGCAGGCCGAGGAACTCCCGGGCCGGCGCGTGGGAAGCCACGGCCCGGCGCACGAGTCCGGCCCAGCAGGCGCCAAGTCCCAGGGCATGGGCGGCCAGCTCGAAATGGGTCAGGGCGATGACGCAGTCCGTGGCCGGCGGGATGGGCGCGGCCGCGTCGGCGTGGACCACCACCAGACAGGGGGCGCCCCGCAGAATGGTTTCCCGGCCGGCGTCGAAGGGCTCGATGAAGCGCTGGCTGCTTCCCGCGGCGCGGAAAAAGTCGGCGCACAGCCCGGCCAGGGTGCGGATGGCGGCCGCATCGGTTATGACGAGCCACTCGACCGGCTGGAAATTGAGGGCCGAAGGCGCGTAGCGCGCCGTTTCCAGGCAGGTTTCGATCAGTCCGCGCGGTACGCGCCGGTCGCTGAAGTTGCGTACCGAGCGCCGCCCGGTCATCCAGGCGCAAAGCGCTTCCGGCAACACGTCCGGCGTCCTTGGCGCGTCGGGCAGTTCGTCCGGGTCGATCCCGTCGATGCGCAGGCAGCCCTTGGCGCACACGGCCACGCAATGCCCGCAACCGATGCAGGACGCCTCCAGATGCGCCGTGGCCACGGGATAGCCCGCCTCGTCGATGTCAATGAGCGAGAGCGGACACTCCAGGGCGCATAGCCCATCCCGTGCGCACCGCTCCCTGTCGATTTCCAGAGAAGCCATGGTAGTCTCCTTTGAGGAAGGGAAGAAGGTGCGAGAGGGGAACCCTTTTTGAAAAAAGGGTTCCCCTCTCGCGCTCTCCCCTCCCAAAAACTTCTAACGGTTACAGCAGGTATGACGACAATATATTGTAATCATTAAAAGTCTTTGGAAAGGGGGTCCGGGGGGAGAACCTTTCTGCAAGAAAGGTTTCCCCCCGGCATCTCACATCCCTTTACCACTACTACAAATTCTGCCGTACCCAGGCCACGATGTCGGCCGCGCCGCGCGCGCCGGAGGTGCGGGCTTTTTCCTGGCCGCCGACGAACAGGGCCATGGTGGGCACGCCCTGGATGCGCATGCGGTCGGCGATGGCCAGTTCCTCCTGGGTGTCGCATTTGGCCAGGATCACCCGGGGGTGGAGCATGGCCGCCGCCTGGTCGAAGGCCGGGGCCATGGCCCGGCAGGGTGCGCACCAGGGCGCCCAGAAGTCGACCAGCACGGGCAGGTCGCTTTTGGACAGGAACGTATCGAAGGTGGCGCCGGTCAGGGTGACGGGGTGCGGTTCGAGGATGGGGGCGCGGCATTTGCCGCACACCGGCCCGCTGTCCAAACGGCCGGTCAGGACGCGGTTGACGGCGAGGCACTTGGGACACACGGCGTGGATGGCATCGGGCATGGCAACCTCCAAGGGGAAATCTAACGGGCCATTATCCTTTAAGTCCTTCTGCCGCCGTGTCCAGGTCAGGCCGGGGTTTCGGGACCCGCGCCCTCGCTCATGGCGAAATCCACCCGGATTTTGAAGAGCCGGTCGGCCGGGAGGTTCAGGATGGGGATGCCCGTTTCGGCGGTGATGGCGGCCAGGGCCTCGGCGATATGCTCGCGCGAGGGGCCGATCATGGTGAACCAGACATTGAGCGCGTGCTGGCGCAGGTAGTTGTGGGTGACGCCGGGATGGGCGTTGACGGCGGCAATGAAGGCGTCGAGCTTTTCCGGCGGGGCCGAGGCGGCGCACAGGGTCGAGCAAAAGCCGATCTTGGCCGACTGGAAGTTGGCCCCGATACGGCGGATGATGCCTTTGCCCTTAAGCGCCCGCACCCGGGCCAGGGTTTCGGCCTCGGTCAGCCCGACCGCCTCGCCTATGGCGGCGTAGGGCCGGGAGGCGATGGGGAAGCCGGTCTGGATGATGTCGAGAATGCGTTTGTCCGTGGCGTCCATGGTTCCCGTTACTTCTGTGTTAGGGGCGTCGC is a window encoding:
- a CDS encoding molybdopterin molybdotransferase MoeA; protein product: MREGFFRAVSTAEFTKLLRTFPPLPAENVPLDAARGRFLAGDVLAGEDLPAAGRAAMDGYAVRAAEVFGATENSPAYLDLAMDIPIGIIPDQPLPPGRCARIVTGAFLPQGADAVVMVEYTEDLGAGAIEIRRPVPPGENMLFAGEDAALGQRILAAGTRLRPQEIGMLAALGQTVVAVGRRPSVAVLSTGDELVPASATPRPGQIRDVNTHTLSAMVEAAGAEPHAFPLVPDDLPGITAALADATASHDLTLLSGGSSVGARDFTLDALRGLGADILAHGVAISPGKPTILASRAGRPVIGLPGQVTSAQVVMAVFGAPLLAHLAGDVAAFDRPVRTFPAILSRNIASKQGREDHVRVRLEPRPGELPLAHPVLGKSGLLKTLLLADGLIVIPADLEGYAGGLEVAVRPI
- a CDS encoding FeoB-associated Cys-rich membrane protein — protein: MDKLIVFLIIAVAAGYVIRRFFFKKSGGCGCGCSGCDGGAPIKGEGSCCQDGQKLQ
- a CDS encoding universal stress protein, whose translation is MDKHLLVAVSDEFHTSQSLRFVHNFFTNREELKLTLFYVVPRRPDWRLDPINLEANPEAIIHIEEDKQVHGVPAMEKAKEWLHSMGFSKDQVFVKFSHGKLGTVKEIVKESEEGLYDAAVLGRRGLSWFEEMVSDSVSHRILWEELTFPIWICRNPQKDRRNVLLCVDGSEESMRVADHAGFMLKNEPGHDITLLHVCSDDRCVNAEEIFGRALAEVKANDIADDRISIKVLTSSNPARTILHEADSNKYAAVAIGRTSHKPSTLKHIFATTSLKILRGIEGASLWLCK
- a CDS encoding glucokinase, which translates into the protein MTTQGAAFPKHILAADIGGTHSRFGHFTLSASGELALGASVWASTNAASSFLELLESLPQAGFDLAPRAADAAVFAIPGAVVGRRISFANIDWDLDLDSLESAYGLSSAVCINDFLAQAHGCALLVDEAEAVLPGTMDASRVQAVIGAGTGFGHAVLVPMDDGSRLALASEAGHASVPFFGEAEQAFAAFVCRRTGENYVRGDSVLSGSGLTALHEFLTGERLTPAEVGASLTPESRTTELFARFYGRAVRDYALTVVAAGGIYISGGVAAKNPLLVSHPAFAREFYDSPPFGGLLRRIGVRLVRNANTGLFGAASVGKSLLWKTG
- a CDS encoding TMEM165/GDT1 family protein; amino-acid sequence: MDWKLLFTTFATIFVAELGDKTQLACVLTAADSRRPWIVFAGSSLALVATSFLGVIFAEFICNFVSPEIIKKVAAVAFVVMGALIYFDKL
- a CDS encoding C45 family autoproteolytic acyltransferase/hydolase, which encodes MLLLVLLAAGPGRACTLFGLAGSDVAGGGTLLVKNRDWRPVQAQRLVLVTPGEGHRYLGLFAEGGGASGLKAGVNEAGLTVVSATAGSVPREARRGKSPMSGLLRRLLTDCGSVAAAVARADLFGRGKPCMLLLSDRHGLARVEVAPGGRYAVSRTADGVLWQTNHYLEPALADANVRIGASSRTRAARIAGLLGDLPRPANLAALLALSRDTADGPEDGIWRTGGRPKAVRTVATFAVAMPPSGPGRLYLRLADPGTPEWTRTITLDAAAFSENTPAP
- the ahbA gene encoding siroheme decarboxylase subunit alpha; translated protein: MDATDKRILDIIQTGFPIASRPYAAIGEAVGLTEAETLARVRALKGKGIIRRIGANFQSAKIGFCSTLCAASAPPEKLDAFIAAVNAHPGVTHNYLRQHALNVWFTMIGPSREHIAEALAAITAETGIPILNLPADRLFKIRVDFAMSEGAGPETPA
- a CDS encoding carbon-nitrogen hydrolase; the encoded protein is MAAPFRLGLIQMAPEKTVADSLEKAAARVAEAGRAGANVVCLPELFATPYFCRNQDHAAFDLAEPIPGPTTRAMADAAKKAGVVVVAPLFERRGPGCHQNSLAVLGPEGEHIGVYRKMHIPHDPGFEEKFYFAPGDLGFKAFDTPFGRVGTLICWDQWFPEAARATALRGALVLCYPTAIGWHPSEKAEYGEGQRDAWITVQRGHAIANGIYVAAVNRVGIEGGGAGYGETLEFWGSSFVADPSGRIVAQAGVAEEEIITAVIDPQVVETQRRHWPFLRDRRIDAYGDLCRLYGE
- a CDS encoding thioredoxin family protein; translation: MPDAIHAVCPKCLAVNRVLTGRLDSGPVCGKCRAPILEPHPVTLTGATFDTFLSKSDLPVLVDFWAPWCAPCRAMAPAFDQAAAMLHPRVILAKCDTQEELAIADRMRIQGVPTMALFVGGQEKARTSGARGAADIVAWVRQNL
- a CDS encoding LysE family translocator, translated to MPQTPASIALAAAALGLSAGLSPGPLLSLVLSQTLAHGPAEGIKVGLAPLITDAPIIIAAWLAISAAHGAPTVLGLLSVAGACLLVRYGIECLHAPPPDAGKPGAAPRSLWRGVAANFTNPHPYLFWTTVGVPMLIDAAGSGTAAVVTFLGVFYAAIVGAKIMAAVLAGRFRRFLGSRAYRLLMAVLGLSLFYFAFVFARDGLSLLGKP
- a CDS encoding nitroreductase family protein; its protein translation is MASLEIDRERCARDGLCALECPLSLIDIDEAGYPVATAHLEASCIGCGHCVAVCAKGCLRIDGIDPDELPDAPRTPDVLPEALCAWMTGRRSVRNFSDRRVPRGLIETCLETARYAPSALNFQPVEWLVITDAAAIRTLAGLCADFFRAAGSSQRFIEPFDAGRETILRGAPCLVVVHADAAAPIPPATDCVIALTHFELAAHALGLGACWAGLVRRAVASHAPAREFLGLPQGHEMYGGLMVGFPRFALKRLPPRKPLSIVWR
- a CDS encoding molybdopterin biosynthesis protein gives rise to the protein MKRNIYLRTIPIEEALARVKAVLDRKALLGVERIGADRAAGRITAEPVIARYSSPTFHSAAMDGIAVRAADTFMAREGSPVRLTPEKGFVFVNTGHPLPSAFDAVVMIENVVMDGEAATIEAPVAPFAHVRRIGEDIVATEMVLPRHRRISPYDVGALLSCGAFEISVYERVRMRVIPTGDEVMDFTARPTPGPGQVVESNSMLLAALADEWGMNCLRVPPVPDDPEALARALEEGLDSDAHIVVMVAGSSAGSKDFTKSTIAKFGEVLVHGVAAMPGKPSLLGVARGKLIVGAPGYPVSSVVCFERLLYPLACWLTRSEPRTRQTIAATLARSVPSRIGMTDFLRLSVGQVGSSYVALPLSRGAGSISSMTKAQAVTQLPPEAEGLESGTVVAAELLVDAGELARTLVCVGSHDNTLDILADMLMRRDPSMRLVSSHVGSMGGLIALKNGSAMLAGSHLFDPDTRDFNFPFLAKYLPGLDVLVVNLAIREQGLIVAPGNPKGIVGVADLARDGVRYINRQRGAGTRILFDHHLALAGLAPDRILGYEREEHTHMAVAVNVKTGAADCGLGVYAAAKALGLDFVPLARERYDLVIPEALRDDPKIEAVISVIAGEAFKEQVRALGGYGTDWSGRVMHPGMGLPGEE